From the Naumovozyma dairenensis CBS 421 chromosome 10, complete genome genome, the window AAAAGAAtcctttcaaaaataatgatcttGGATAATCAATCGATAGCATTGAACCAGCTGGAGCTTTAGATGCCTCTCGTAAAATTTCAGCATCAGTCAACAgtttcatttcattttcctCCTTATCTTTTGCTTCGTTTGTActtcttgaattattatcgtTTTCATAACCATACtcgttatcatcatcatcatcattatcatcactGTTTTGTAAAAATCCAGTATCATTTTCGTTTTGTCTATTCCTGCGAAAAGTTTTGTTAGAATTTCCTTTGtcagtattattattattattattttcttcgtCCGTATCAtcgttattgttgtttgaaCTTGTTACGGATGGtcttttaaatttcaatgattctCTTCTTGCATGACCTACTGATCTAGTCCTGTGTGTTCTACCAAATCGACtctgctgttgttgtttggATGTTTCTTCAGGTGCAAATAGTTGTTgtatttgataatgatgatgattattattttcttgttgttgttgttgtggttgttgttcattAGCTATTGGTGATGGTGCAGTTTTCATAGATTGTGtagtttttttattcttgcTTTTAGTACTTTCCAAAGTAAGTAAATCTGCTGCATTTTGGGGTAATGAAGGTaatttattactatttCCGTATTTGTTGTCTTTTGATTTAGTTATACCAAAATTAGctaaaaaattattcttAAATAGAgtatctttttctttttcatttgatgatgaagttgTAGATGAAGTTGATGGACTTGTTAAAACTTTTGAGATTGGTTGTGTAAAATCTGAGATTGCTCTCATATGAGtctttttcatcattgGAACATCTTgaattgttgtttgtttctGTGGGGGTTGCGATTGCTGAGACTGTTGCCCTTGTTGTCCCTGTGTTTTACTTGCTCTTCTTTGAGATAACCTTCTAATTAATGTTCCGAATGTACTTTTATCAGCAGGTTCAATTACAGGAGATGTTTGAACGTGTTGGATTTTATCTGTAGGTGTTCGTGGTTCTAACGATTCCACTTTTTGTGCTTTTGGAGATAATGTAAAACTTATCTGGtcttgattttgattttgattttgattttgattttgatctTTTAATGGAGATGTATGAATCTTTTCTGGAACTGGAAGTATTGTTGGTATCTTAATTTTTAATGGTTCTTGCTGCGATACAGGAGTAGGAGGAACAGGGGTAGTGTCAGCTAAAGCAGGAATAGGAGGTGGTATTtgatcatcttcatttgaCTTAGATGTTTCTATATGAGTCTTTTGCAATTGATCTTGAATTAAATCAGATGGATATATAACTGGGATATCTGTTTGTTCTTTAATAGATTCCTTCGCTACTGCTTCCTCAGTAGATTTGGAAATAGAGTGGGTACTCTTCTCTTCGTTAGTTTCTTGTGGGGAAATAggatttttccttttcaacaTTTCATCAGTTAAATAATAGATTGAAAGCAATGGATGATAAGCTAATGTCGGATCTTTaaattccttttcattataaCAAGGTAGTTTTTTCAAATGCCAATATTCATTTCTTAATCGTTGATATCTTTCTTGagaaatcaatttcaataattttttttcagtttgttcaatatcttcaatgaattctaaatgtttcatttcttttataaCTTTCATATCTATAGATTCACTTGTCAATGGGACCCTTTTAGGCAAATGTGCATCTGGAATGGAATCATAATCTTTAACCATCCAATGATGTTTCATAACTTGATCCAACGTTGCTCTTTTGAATGGATCAACCACTAGCattgttgataataatgaaatgacTTCAATGGATAAGAATTGAGGATAAAAAACTCTTCCTtgtttaatcttttcatgTAAAACGTTtgaattttcatcatcgaATGGAACTTTCCCACACACAAGGACATAAAGTACTACACCGAATGACCATACGTCAATTTCAGGGCCAATATATGGATTTGCTCTTAATAATTCTGGAGCAGCGAAATATAATGAACCACAAtaagttttcaattttttactCTTATCgtataaatttgataatccgaaatctattattttgatattaCCATTTGAAGAGatcataatattttcaattttcaaatctctATGAACTATATTATTTGcatgtaaatattttaaagcACTTAGAATTTGTCTTGCGAAATTTCTTGCATGAGATTCCTTTAATGAACCATGttgaataatataatcTAACAATTGCCCACCTGAGACATATTCAAACAACATATAGAAATGGTTTGATAGAGTGTACATTTCAAACAATCTACAAATATGAGGATGATATAGGATTTGACCCAATGAGGCCTCTCTTATTGTTCTTCTATCCCTTgaaatttccttttcaagACGTTTTTGTCTATCTAAAATATCcttttcattcattattatatgatttGTTGGATGACtcattaattttgattCCTTTGTTAGGAATATTTTAGTCGCTCTATTTACTATTTTGATTGCACATACTTCTCTTGTTTGACGATTTCTTGCTAATTTCACTTTACCCATGGAGCCAGCTCCAACTGTTTCTATGAAATCCCATTCACCAAGGGAAGTTCTATGGAATTGTTTTActttgttgttattgttgttgttatcGAATCTGtttgtatcattattgttattatttgttttaataGGCTCAGGCGTTTCTCTGTTAGGGTCTAATAGTTTTTGTAAATTCTTTTCCATAGTTCTAGGGGTGGTATGGGTATTGGTATTGGTATTGGTATTTGTATGAGTAtttgtatcattatttgtatttttatttggattAAAGTTACCTATTTTGAAACCTGgatttattttgtaatcGTTTACTGTGTCCATgttttgatgatgatgtaagaatatgtatatatatttgttagTGGTTAATGTATATTATTGGGGCAAAATTATAGAGCTCCCCTTTTCTCAAAGTTGTTATTGGAGAAAAGCAAAGAAACTGGAGTATTATTGTATGTGAGCACAGAAAATAAGATAAGATAAGATGAGATATGATCTTGATctaaaattcaaaaaaaataggGTATcgttatatatatgtgtgtgtATGCGTGTgtgtttgtttgtttgtttctGGTTGCTCAGAAGTGATGCAAACTGTGGAGCTTAGTCTAATAGATAGAACTAAGTCTTGTTTCTGGTTGCTTAGGAGAGATATTATTGGActgtattgtattgtattgtattatttgatttcaaataacAGATATCAATAGAGAGGAATGGTATTCAATATAGTTTGCCAGTACAGTCTCGCCAATCCAGACAGACAGTATTGTAATACCTGATATGATATACCTCTTCCCTTTTCTTGCtgtatagtatagtatagtatagaATAGTATAGAATAGAATAGAATGGTACATCACTTACAAATAACAATCAAGTAACTAACTAAGTAAATATGTAAATATGTAGATAGACCTCCCTTAGGGCTTGTTAAGGGGAAAGCCCGAGAAACCGGTCGAGGAAGCCGGGAAAAGGGGAAAAACACCCAGATCCCGCCGCTTGAAAGGTTAGGGCTGGTTGTAAAATGTGGGGGCTATGAAGGCCCCCATCCATTCGTGTCTGGCGGATAATCCAGTATTTCATATATCTGTGCCCTATCTGCCCTATCTGGCCCGACCCTGGTCAATCGACCTTCAACGGAAGAAGGGCTTAGGACTTAGGACTTAGGGCTTAGGTTACAGGACTCAGGGTAAGGGATTAAGTGGGAAGTTGTGAAGTATGTAAAATGAATAAAGTGTATAGATACATATGGAAATATAGCTTTGAATGGTAGTGTATTCTTTAGTATGTTGATGTAGCAGCACTAGAGCCATGGGAGTCTCTATTTATGTTCTTCTCCCTTAGAGTTATCAGTGTGATCTTATGTGTTGTTAATGTTTATGTCTACGTGTTGATTACTTAATAGTTATTTAATAGTGTATATGGTTGATCCACCATGTCGTATAATATTTACTTATTAGAGGAGAGTCCTTCTAGTCCTTTAACCTTCTAATCCTATTATTTTGTCCATTTGTATATTCCACATTCCTGTTCAATTGAAGATGGGTTGAGCTAAGCTTCATTCACACATTCAAAC encodes:
- the KIN1 gene encoding serine/threonine protein kinase KIN1 (similar to Saccharomyces cerevisiae KIN1 (YDR122W) and KIN2 (YLR096W); ancestral locus Anc_8.279), whose amino-acid sequence is MDTVNDYKINPGFKIGNFNPNKNTNNDTNTHTNTNTNTNTHTTPRTMEKNLQKLLDPNRETPEPIKTNNNNNDTNRFDNNNNNNKVKQFHRTSLGEWDFIETVGAGSMGKVKLARNRQTREVCAIKIVNRATKIFLTKESKLMSHPTNHIIMNEKDILDRQKRLEKEISRDRRTIREASLGQILYHPHICRLFEMYTLSNHFYMLFEYVSGGQLLDYIIQHGSLKESHARNFARQILSALKYLHANNIVHRDLKIENIMISSNGNIKIIDFGLSNLYDKSKKLKTYCGSLYFAAPELLRANPYIGPEIDVWSFGVVLYVLVCGKVPFDDENSNVLHEKIKQGRVFYPQFLSIEVISLLSTMLVVDPFKRATLDQVMKHHWMVKDYDSIPDAHLPKRVPLTSESIDMKVIKEMKHLEFIEDIEQTEKKLLKLISQERYQRLRNEYWHLKKLPCYNEKEFKDPTLAYHPLLSIYYLTDEMLKRKNPISPQETNEEKSTHSISKSTEEAVAKESIKEQTDIPVIYPSDLIQDQLQKTHIETSKSNEDDQIPPPIPALADTTPVPPTPVSQQEPLKIKIPTILPVPEKIHTSPLKDQNQNQNQNQNQDQISFTLSPKAQKVESLEPRTPTDKIQHVQTSPVIEPADKSTFGTLIRRLSQRRASKTQGQQGQQSQQSQPPQKQTTIQDVPMMKKTHMRAISDFTQPISKVLTSPSTSSTTSSSNEKEKDTLFKNNFLANFGITKSKDNKYGNSNKLPSLPQNAADLLTLESTKSKNKKTTQSMKTAPSPIANEQQPQQQQQENNNHHHYQIQQLFAPEETSKQQQQSRFGRTHRTRSVGHARRESLKFKRPSVTSSNNNNDDTDEENNNNNNTDKGNSNKTFRRNRQNENDTGFLQNSDDNDDDDDNEYGYENDNNSRSTNEAKDKEENEMKLLTDAEILREASKAPAGSMLSIDYPRSLFLKGFFSVQTTSSKPLPIVRYKIIHVLKKYHIQFKEVKGGFICIARSHHANFDTLSDNDGDSTMTTNHHLRTYFPGADSYSLSQRRRNSINKSLSSRTTTATATSNDSKLSPTADNTYNENKSIHNNNDNANITIAPPHNDSVVISPLEQSLNGPENKSLSSLTHTFEENKFDQNNPIIKFEIHIVKVRIVGLAGVHFKKVSGNTWWYKEIASKILNDLNL